The Fusarium keratoplasticum isolate Fu6.1 chromosome 8, whole genome shotgun sequence genome includes a region encoding these proteins:
- a CDS encoding Zn(2)-C6 fungal-type domain-containing protein → MSSLRPLQPRQSAPPPPRQPSFSTPARPKISAACEACRKRKSRCSGDRPVCRRCREKNLECVYKTASTETHSQALKRKYIHVQHKTSQYAELYGLLATLSDEEAQDVLRRIRSGADVDTILNQIRAGDLLLQMALIPETRYRYEFPYISDMPESLLLNNPYLDSLVYEAASLYSGPVNQNNFTDHRNVSLSRHQSPYLKPLHSAEVIDPLLSAVKPSTWTAVCANDALMRELLNVYLRCEYFPHAVFHKDYFLEDMASGRDAFCSSLLVNSLLAYSCSCYSGFRDRAEYWNPQTLLYRFLAEAKRLWELEADIPRVTTVQAGVILNTLHNICGLDKFGRAYTTHALSLAHTLQLFDDPEEVQDQRTRDGRCFTAWVLYNYETFTAYHFMHSPTLKHPPIVPLPDPLKDPRWYGEVWLKYPLETTLFPTHFGQFFKARCQFLQIMNEVCEVYFAGGAHVTLDQANAFYNRFRNWQYGLPDCLKPRFIVHPGHFNLHFYHQNLIMTLYERFVSQPVSQSPSPQEIVSLATKYLLTLIRIYYLRHGFNETDVFICQPLALVAFMCLDTIDNQTPGFDLEATRSTLFLAAKGLRDQARSHYVAESLFQVVKGRMRPEELNLMRGIASIEDVHDTGTRGPMQAVHSVWPVDIMSKSDDIEANSLSSLVEQFAMASPDTQQGQREFNEPASKL, encoded by the exons ATGTCCAGCTTACGACCTCTACAGCCGCGGCAGTCAGCGCCGCCACCGCCAAGACAGCCTTCGTTCAGCACCCCCGCGAGACCAAAGATTTCTGCGGCTTGTGAAGCCTGCCGTAAGCGAAAGTCAAGG TGTTCTGGCGATCGACCGGTTTGCAGACGTTGCCGAGAGAAGAACCTCGAGTGCGTGTACAAGACGGCGTCAACAGAGACGCATTCACAGGCCCTCAAGAGAAAGTATATTCATGTACAGCACAAGACATCGCAGTATGCAGAGCTATACGGACTTCTCGCGACACTGTCAGACGAGGAGGCGCAGGATGTTTTGCGGAGGATCAGGTCCGGAGCTGATGTCGATACCATTCTCAATCAGATCAGGGCTGGTGATTTACTACTACAGATGGCTCTTATCCCTGAGACGAGGTATCGATACGAATTTCCTTACATCTCGGACATGCCTGAaagcctccttctcaacaATCCATATCTTGACTCGCTCGTCTACGAAGCTGCATCCCTCTACTCAGGTCCCGTCAACCAAAACAATTTCACAGACCATCGAAATGTCAGCCTATCCAGGCATCAGAGCCCTTACCTTAAACCTCTTCACTCGGCCGAAGTAATAGACCCTCTCCTCTCGGCTGTTAAaccatcaacatggaccGCCGTTTGCGCCAACGACGCTCTGATGAGGGAGCTTCTCAACGTCTACCTACGCTGCGAATACTTTCCCCACGCCGTCTTCCACAAGGACTATTTTCTAGAGGATATGGCCTCCGGGAGGGACGCGTTCTGCTCATCGCTCCTAGTCAATTCCCTTCTAGCCTACTCATGC AGCTGCTACTCTGGGTTTCGCGACCGGGCTGAGTACTGGAACCCACAGACGCTCTTGTatcgcttcttggctgaggCGAAGCGTCTGTGGGAGCTTGAGGCGGACATTCCTCGTGTCACGACGGTCCAGGCCGGTGTCATACTCAACACGTTGCACAACATCTGTGGTCTTGACAAGTTTGGGAGGGCCTACACCACACATGCTTTAAGCCTTGCTCACACGCTACAGCTGTTTGACGACCCTGAAGAGGTTCAGGACCAACGCACAAGGGACGGGAGGTGCTTCACGGCGTGGGTGCTATACAACTATGAGAC ATTCACTGCGTACCACTTCATGCACTCTCCAACTCTCAAACATCCCCCTATAGTGCCTCTTCCAGACCCGCTGAAGGACCCACGATGGTACGGCGAGGTGTGGCTCAAGTACCCTCTCGAAACGACCCTCTTCCCAACCCACTTCGGCCAGTTCTTCAAGGCAAGGTGTCAATTTCTTCAGATCATGAACGAGGTCTGTGAGGTGTACTTTGCAGGCGGCGCACATGTCACTTTGGACCAAGCCAACGCCTTCTACAACCGGTTTAGGAACTGGCAATACGGTCTGCCGGACTGCCTCAAGCCCAGATTCATTGTGCATCCAGGACATTTTAACCTTCA CTTCTACCACCAAAACCTCATCATGACGCTCTACGAACGATTTGTCTCCCAGCCCGTATCCCAAAGCCCTAGTCCCCAAGAGATCGTGTCCCTAGCTACCAAGTACCTCTTGACACTGATCCGCATCTACTATCTCCGGCACGGGTTCAACGAAACAGACGTCTTCATCTGCCAGCCCCTCGCCCTGGTTGCATTCATGTGTCTAGACACCATTGATAATCAGACGCCTGGTtttgacctcgaggccacCCGTTCCACCCTTTTCCTCGCCGCCAAAGGCCTACGGGATCAAGCCCGCAGTCACTATGTGGCCGAGAGTCTCTTCCAGGTCGTCAAGGGTCGGATGCGACCAGAAGAGTTGAATCTAATGAGGGGCATAGCCAGCATTGAAGATGTGCATGACACGGGAACGAGAGGTCCTATGCAGGCTGTTCACAGTGTATGGCCCGTCGACATCATGAGCAAGTCGGATGACATCGAGGCTAATAGTTTGAGCAGCCTGGTGGAACAGTTCGCCATGGCCAGCCCTGATACACAACAGGGACAGAGGGAGTTCAATGAGCCAGCATCAAAATTGTAA
- a CDS encoding NB-ARC domain-containing protein has product MSTAQSPVAIDHSFDTESQNEQPRDLNESQANKDKAEAQIDAYLSGSDSRATDTAGIQRRTLECQALFETCQKNSHLSGDDWIDKMSAEFNWWSLGIGAAKGGHSSLDYRVQTRDDVRNVLVNLLDSLATSLAKYIDAASESCSTSTLTVTPAPDNDLQGSTAHGPESQPSEDGSMIDEQRYYIETTIRFLSQISMAIRKSGTKFRHQRVDKLLAAREPELKEFRDYMRYFLLMSPPKVHTLHGILHQHSLTDDPTWKILWITLKAYFTDIQRLTPVQSRLIKANLRDERIPVQPLGTEGSQRSSQSATKIGSFVMPQRPQELKARSISTKLSQGVLKQDYPKCPGTEGESFWCPYCAQLLDSSYSDSKKNKRWRGHVVEDLSPYVCVYEDCDSPDAMYVTTLEWKKHIRERHSRAQWICDPCWLESECPEEFQFDTEEEWHKHTLAEHEDEVEEDDLPDLAELSQRTGVPPIACPLCYEDASLRNPETDKHLAEHLHSFALQALPWEVTGCDVETQVSMGSDIRKSHDSGDIEESTPDKHQEADDEIAGCQTLLTTIISRSRAGIYVSRDSLLDLLTEMGDCLEDLSARLSDSNPSLRFEISSCVARLGSILQRSQDKSIDFLKSSSIDPFEQDLAEGFRSLQHLAGLSLVDSLEAYNIHGPRMMGYLETSEAVETARSDKARDPENWDIDSSDGVHVDAPSVKRIIPYERNKGFIARPELSEKIFGIIPTSYQFQSGALWGVGGSGKTQLALEYAYARCKDPNCYVFWVRADNAATFTADYRLIAKELGVEQHLKGDDLLAAVCSSIEAHQPWVLILDGADDLLLFNRKEDSEYFNSLFDFVPKGPRGAVLWTTRDSNVWWLIPKPLRCLEITSMKPAEARKLFASTRGQMARHQETADMRVETHRLLDQLQYRPLAIVQAGSYMRHTDTSIHDYMTLLGENRQRSRFVVSAWSVGVVLFTSAISLDWIRQQNRDAHEMVHALAYLDNRDITLALLRELIRDTEDATNREDSQRLSRAMQELATLHLISPAGSGCQGFEMHPIVQDAVRDCHDDTRPASWSIFLARALSLAIRLFSVNHAVSVCKRAETGARESEATALLRQVSRLLDDEERWLEKESVDKRVLELQERVLGKSHPETISSSMSLAATFFQQGRSDKAMELAIRALEMRHNTWGGRNPYTMKSKVAIGMIFHQQGLYHEAEATYCEVLNLQTQGSGLEMETRPYVIDCLAWTYYVQGRYEEAEAHLDSAWSLHREFHGDQHPDTLQALHQLAVIVHMNGHPDRGLELMQTCVESRREVLGYAHPLTNVSTLLLEEWKTGEKSSQAVE; this is encoded by the exons ATGTCAACCGCTCAATCCCCGGTGGCTATAGACCACTCCTTCGATACAGAGTCCCAAAATGAGCAGCCTCGAGATCTCAACGAATCCCAAGCCAACAAGGATAAGGCCGAAGCCCAGATCGACGCTTACCTATCCGGCTCAGACAGTCGAGCGACGGACACTGCAGGTATCCAGCGTCGGACTCTAGAGTGCCAAGCCCTTTTCGAGACATGTCAGAAAAACTCTCATCTTTCTGGAGATGACTGGATCGACAAGATGTCAGCTGAGTTCAACTGGTGGTCTCTGGGTATTGGGGCAGCGAAAGGAGGACATTCCTCGTTGGATTATCGCGTGCAGACCCGGGACGACGTGCGTAATGTTTTAGTCAATCTTCTCGACAGTTTAGCCACATCATTAGCGAAGTACATTGATGCAG CATCCGAATCCTGCTCCACCTCCACCCTGACAGTCACTCCGGCACCAGACAACGATTTGCAGGGGTCAACAGCACATGGCCCAGAGTCACAACCCTCCGAGGATGGTTCAATGATTGATGAGCAGAGATACTATATCGAAACGACAATCCGATTCCTATCACAGATTTCTATGGCCATCCGCAAGTCGGGGACCAAATTTAGACACCAGCGGGTCGATAAACTTCTCGCCGCTCGGGAACCAGAACTGAAGGAATTCAGGGACTATATGAGATACTTCCTTTTGATGAGCCCTCCAAAGGTTCACACCTTGCATGGAATCTTGCATCAGCACTCTCTGACAGACGACCCAACCTGGAAGATCCTGTGGATCACTCTCAAGGCCTACTTCACGGATATTCAACGCCTGACTCCAGTGCAGAGTCGGCTCATAAAGGCAAACTTG CGAGACGAAAGGATACCCGTCCAGCCTCTGGGGACCGAGGGCTCTCAGCGATCTTCGCAGTCGGCCACCAAGATCGGCAGTTTCGTCATGCCTCAGCGCCCTCAAGAACTGAAAGCCAGATCTATCAGCACAAAATTATCTCAAGGAGTCCTCAAACAGGACTACCCAAAGTGCCCGGGAACTGAGGGTGAAAGCTTCTGGTGCCCGTACTGCGCCCAACTGCTGGATTCTTCATATTCTGATTCGAAGAAGAACAAACGTTGGCG CGGTCATGTAGTCGAAGATTTGAGCCCTTATGTGTGCGTGTATGAGGACTGTGACAGCCCTGACGCCATGTATGTCACAACGCTTGAATGGAAGAAGCACATCCGAGAAAGACACTCTCGAGCCCAGTGGATTTGCGATCCTTGCTGGCTAGAATCCGAGTGTCCTGAAGAATTCCAGTTCGATACTGAAGAGGAATGGCACAAGCATACTCTGGCAGAACacgaggatgaggtggaAGAGGACGACTTGCCGGACCTTGCTGAACTCAGCCAGCGTACAGGGGTCCCCCCTATCGCGTGTCCATTGTGTTACGAGGACGCGTCTCTTCGAAACCCTGAGACTGACAAACATTTGGCTGAGCATCTTCACTCTTTCGCTCTCCAAGCTCTACCGTGGGAGGTGACGGGATGCGATGTTGAAACACAAGTCTCTATGGGATCAGATATCAGGAAGTCCCATGACTCGGGAGATATCGAAGAGTCAACACCCGACAaacatcaagaagctgaCGACGAGATTGCAGGTTGTCAAACCCTCTTGACGACCATCATCAGTCGTTCCCGAGCAGGCATTTATGTGAGCAGGGATAGTCTTTTAGACTTGCTGACAGAGATGGGAGACTGCCTTGAGGACCTATCCGCACGTTTGAGCGACTCCAACCCCTCGCTTAGGTTTGAGATCTCGTCTTGCGTAGCACGCCTGGGAAGTATTTTACAAAGGAGCCAAGACAAATCCATTGATTTCCTAAAATCGTCCTCCATTGACCCCTTTGAGCAAGACCTTGCCGAAGGCTTCAGGTCTCTACAACACTTGGCGGGGCTTTCACTAGTCGACTCTCTGGAAGCATACAACATTCATGGGCCGAGAATGATGGGCTACTTGGAAACTTCCGAAGCTGTTGAAACTGCCAGATCTGACAAAGCCCGAGATCCTGAGAATTGGGATATAGACAGCAGCGATGGTGTCCATGTTGATGCTCCCTCTGTCAAGCGCATCATTCCATACGAGCGGAACAAGGGATTCATTGCTCGACCAGAACTCTCCGAGAAGATTTTTGGCATCATTCCTACTTCATACCAGTTCCAGAGCGGGGCACTATGGGGCGTGGGTGGGAGCGG TAAAACTCAACTAGCCCTAGAATACGCATATGCCCGTTGCAAGGACCCCAACTGCTATGTCTTTTGGGTGCGTGCTGACAATGCGGCAACGTTCACGGCAGATTACCGTCTAATCGCCAAAGAACTTGGGGTTGAACAACACCTCAAAGGTGATGACCTGCTTGCTGCAGTCTGCAGCAGTATCGAGGCCCACCAACCATGGGTACTCATTCTCGATGGTGCAGATGATTTGCTGCTGTTCAACAGGAAAGAAGATTCGGAGTACTTTAACAGCCTGTTTGATTTTGTCCCCAAAGGGCCGAGGGGGGCTGTTCTCTGGACGACCCGCGATTCGAACGTTTGGTGGTTGATCCCCAAACCCCTCCGCTGCCTCGAGATTACTAGTATGAAACCTGCTGAAGCCAGGAAGCTCTTCGCGTCAACAAGAGGCCAGATGGCCAGGCACCAAGAGACCGCGGACATGAGAGTTGAAACACATCGTTTATTGGACCAGTTGCAGTATCGTCCACTCGCCATTGTACAGGCCGGATCATACATGCGGCATACCGATACATCTATCCACGACTATATGACTCTGCTTGGAGAGAACAGGCAGCGATCAAGATTTGTTGTGTCTGCATGGAGCGTTGGCGTTGTTCTTTTTACTTCAGCCATCTCGCTTGATTGGATCCGCCAGCAGAACAGAGATGCACATGAGATGGTTCATGCCCTTGCCTACCTAGACAACCGCGACATAACACTCGCCTTGTTGAGGGAACTCATCAGGGATACGGAGGACGCTACCAACAGGGAAGATTCCCAGAGACTATCAAGAGCTATGCAGGAATTGGCAACATTGCATCTCATCTCACCAGCAGGCAGCGGATGTCAAGGTTTTGAAATGCATCCAATTGTGCAGGACGCTGTGCGAGACTGTCATGATGATACAAGACCGGCTTCCTGGTCCATCTTTCTCGCAAGAGCCCTGAGCCTGGCAATAAGACTTTTCTCCGTGAACCACGCTGTGAGTGTATGCAAGCGGGCAGAAACAGGGGCAAGAGAAAGTGAAGCTACTGCTCTCCTTCGTCAAGTGTCGaggcttcttgatgacgaAGAGCGGTGGCTCGAGAAAGAGTCCGTGGATAAACGAGTCCTGGAGCTCCAAGAGAGGGTGCTTGGTAAATCGCACCCTGAAACCATCAGCAGCTCCATGTCACTTGCGGCAACATTCTTTCAACAGGGCCGTtccgacaaggccatggagcTAGCCATCAGAGCCCTGGAGATGCGACACAACACATGGGGGGGAAGGAACCCATACACCATGAAGAGCAAGGTGGCGATCGGGATGATATTCCACCAACAGGGACTATACCATGAAGCCGAGGCCACCTACTGTGAGGTGTTGAATCTCCAGACCCAGGGATCCGGGCTGGAAATGGAGACCCGGCCTTATGTTATTGACTGCCTCGCCTGGACCTACTACGTCCAAGGCCGTtacgaagaagccgaggcccACTTGGATAGTGCATGGTCCTTGCATCGGGAATTTCACGGCGACCAACATCCAGATACGCTACAGGCCCTTCACCAGCTTGCCGTTATTGTCCATATGAATGGCCATCCTGACAGGGGGCTCGAGTTGATGCAGACCTGCGTGGAATCAAGACGCGAGGTTTTGGGGTATGCTCACCCATTGACGAATGTATCTACAttgcttcttgaagagtgGAAGACAGGGGAGAAAAGTTCACAAGCTGTTGAGTAG
- a CDS encoding NACHT domain-containing protein, with translation MKHVSSAVGFAAKLKPEIRLAKAISEFNASLSNTNQRARFKNLQSQSPPSPDDIIRLTEEINRDGARAHRSWRPYGTRLVAILERMRQFAPIGDVLVGGSQNLIACGVWAVVRLSLETALSFLSYFENVTNMMLRLGRSLSLHKDFVMLFPRCSTLQSYMCEYTIVMVNICAKIVHNCAKSALSQLAASFTSTFDAVFKPLESDLTAWAQLIEKRATILLAKAGLQSQSSVLERFNRLQATVSRESVTQQKETRKHRLLTALCPDQGEFSLIWRRERKRGTSSWMYETHAYKDWLSSEAESVLWLKGNLGSGKTVTMASAVAHLTSAAPSMDPQGAVTVSNFFCQSNNSKTLSASTLLGSIVGQVLQNPALEPSLMSFLEQLEVIPDAHAMPEEYIDILLKVTPPHWRGIFVVDGLDEMPREEVDDIFGQLHRLGEHRWVSLLCSSRPTSVCYTIARSKLDEMWTLSMETADRSGEIRAYLAAEISRWNTIRPLTTELNRLVEEQLLAGCQGMLLWLSLQIEDICPRYTQELRSDAEILDILGNLPKDLPGAFDKALSRIRDDKYGSKLFELVASAEPPLSMDELRVAFNVDPGNTKWDDSTLFGSGKALISAYGGSLLDVDEEDLQVRFIHYSVLLHLTARSTDVKTGIFHFDLSEAEMTLGAVCVTYLNYSVSVTPK, from the exons ATGAAGCACGTATCCTCGGCCGTCGGCTTCGCGGCAAAGTTGAAGCCAGAGATCCGgctcgccaaggccattTCGGAGTTCAACGCTTCTCTCAGCAACACGAACCAGCGCGCCAGATTCAAGAACTTACAGTCACAGAGCCCTCCCAGCCCAGACGACATCATTAGGCTCACCGAGGAGATCAACCGGGATGGTGCTAGAGCTCACCGATCATGGAGGCCATATGGCACTCGACTTGTAGCCATCCTGGAACGCATGCGCCAATTTGCTCCCATTGGAGATGTTCTAGTGGGAGGCTCACAGAACCTTATCGCTTGCGGTGTCTGGGCCGTGGTTCGCTTGTCTCTAGAG ACGGCACTCTCTTTTCTGTCATACTTTGAAAATGTCACGAACATGATGCTAAGGCTGGGGCGATCCTTGTCTCTTCACAAGGATTTCGTCATGCTGTTCCCGAGATGTTCGACACTCCAATCCTACATGTGCGAGTACACGATCGTCATGGTCAACATCTGCGCCAAGATTGTGCACAACTGCGCCAAATCTGCCCTATCCCAGCTTGCAGCTTCGTTTACGTCCACATTCGACGCGGTTTTTAAGCCGTTGGAGTCGGACCTCACAGCCTGGGCCCAGTTGATCGAGAAACGCGCGACAATCCTCCTTGCCAAAGCTGGTCTCCAAAGCCAGTCATCAGTCTTGGAGCGATTTAACCGACTGCAGGCCACCGTGTCACGGGAATCAGTAACTCAACAAAAAGAGACACGCAAGCATCGGCTGCTTACCGCTCTGTGTCCGGACCAGGGCGAGTTTAGCCTCATCTGGCGAAGGGAAAGGAAGAGAGGCACGTCAAGCTGGATGTATGAGACACATGCGTACAAGGATTGGCTATCATCTGAGGCTGAGTCCGTCCTTTGGCTCAAGGGTAACCTTGGGTCAGGAAAGACAGTAACAATGGCCTCTGCCGTTGCTCACCTGACCTCGGCTGCACCTTCCATGGACCCCCAGG GTGCTGTAACTGTGTCAAACTTCTTCTGCCAAAGCAACAACTCGAAAACTCTGTCTGCCAGTACTTTGCTAGGTAGCATTGTAGGACAGGTATTGCAAAATCCTGCTCTGGAGCCTTCACTCATGTCATTCCTTGAGCAACTGGAAGTGATTCCGGATGCTCACGCAATGCCTGAAGAGTATATTGACATCTTGCTGAAAGTCACACCCCCTCATTGGAGAGGAATCTTTGTGGTTGATGGGCTCGATGAGATGCcccgagaagaagttgaCGACATTTTCGGCCAATTACACCGCCTAGGAGAGCATCGATGGGTAAGCCTTTTGTGCTCATCACGGCCCACGTCGGTATGCTACACCATTGCCCGGTCAAAACTGGATGAGATGTGGACTCTCTCTATGGAAACTGCGGACAGGTCCGGGGAGATCCGCGCATACCTTGCAGCGGAAATATCCAGGTGGAATACAATCAGACCCTTGACGACAGAGTTGAACAGGTTGGTGGAAGAACAACTGCTTGCGGGATGCCAGGGCATGCTGCTATGGCTATCACTTCAGATCGAGGACATCTGTCCCAGATACACCCAAGAACTGCGGTCAGACGCGGAAATCCTGGATATACTAGGGAACCTACCAAAAGACCTACCGGGAGCGTTTGACAAAGCACTGTCGCGAATCCGCGATGACAAATATGGCAGTAAGCTCTTCGAATTGGTCGCGTCAGCAGAGCCACCTCTGAGCATGGACGAACTACGCGTGGCGTTCAATGTTGATCCAGGAAACACCAAATGGGATGATTCGACACTGTTCGGTTCCGGAAAGGCACTTATTTCGGCTTATGGGGGCAGCCTGTtggatgtcgacgaggaggatctcCAAGTCAGATTCATCCACTATAGTGTGCTTCTGCACCTCACTGCCCGTTCTACAGACGTCAAGACTGGAATCTTTCACTTTGACCTCTCAGAGGCGGAAATGACACTAGGTGCTGTGTGCGTCACCTACTTGAACTACA GCGTCAGCGTGACCCCAAAGTAG
- a CDS encoding Amine oxidase: MSTEYLHPLDPATADEIQRATDLIKKLFSPVELHFKAAGLDEPPKKELVRYLDAEHKGLPLPLLPRCIFAIWYIKRTPRLFEAVVDVTNGKIVQHQELPRDFHGPVDRTELTEAAGVVMAHPDVDKEFARLGLDKSQIVLDPWDYGVDGTDTQARMTQVFLYKKNPKNNDVDSSHYSFPLDFMVTVDLCAMKVKNIVRLPLGSDETVTQGNVPQPDSDPAEPEYDHRLQKNPPRTTMKPYNVIQPEGASFTMKGHLIEWEKWRFRVGFNWREGITIHDVHFMDRSAFYRLSLSEMFVPYGDPRSPIYRKGAFDLGNVGAGVTANNLQLGCDCLGVIKYVDGCVVAADGTPAPRPNAICIHEVDQGIQWKHTNHRTGKAVVVRKRQLVLQQIITVANYEYIFAWIFDQNGEISFETRATGILSTQPIDKESKVPWGTRVADGVMAPYHQHLFNVRIDPAVDGHQNSFVYSDSVQMPWDEKLNPLGTGYVSKETTVNRAGAVEDSLADGRVFKIVNPNVENRVSLTPTGYKLVPIRSQMLLAQPGSWHWRRSEFCESPIWVTKYKDRQLFPAGDYTNQSIGGQGIKTWVKDRDYVVNDDIVIWHTFGFTHNPRVEDFPVMPAEIAAFHLKPYNFCEYNPTNDVPPSNQEFNKSTSYEDANKGSCCTTKGRL, encoded by the exons ATGTCTACTGAATACCTTCACCCTCTTGACCCGGCCACGGCCGACGAGATTCAGCGGGCCACTGACCTGATCAAGAAGCTGTTCTCGCCTGTCGAGCTGCACTTCAAGGCCGCTGGTCTGGACGAGCCccccaagaaggagctggTCCGATACCTCGATGCGGAGCACAAGGGCCTTCCCCTGCCCCTGCTTCCCCGATGCATTTTTGCCATTTGGTACATTAAGCGTACTCCTCGTCTGTTCGAGGCTGTGGTTGATGTCACCAATGGCAAGATTGTCCAGCATCAGGAACTTCCTCGGGACTTCCATGGCCCCGTTGACCGTACCGAGCTGACCGAGGCGGCTGGCGTGGTCATGGCCCACCCCGATGTCGACAAGGAGTTCGCCCGTCTCGGACTTGACAAGTCTCAGATTGTTCTTGACCCTTGGGACTATGGTGTGGATGGCACTGATACACAGGCTCGCATGACCCAG GTCTTCCTTTACAAGAAGAATCCCAAGAACAATGATGTCGACTCCTCTCACTACTCTTTCCCTCTGGACTTCATGGTCACTGTAGATCTTTGTGCCATGAAGGTCAAGAATATCGTTCGCCTTCCTCTCGGTTCAGATGAGACCGTCACCCAAGGAAACGTCCCCCAGCCGGACTCTGACCCCGCTGAGCCTGAGTATGACCACCGTCTTCAGAAGAACCCTCCTCGTACCACCATGAAGCCCTACAATGTCATCCAGCCTGAGGGTGCCTCATTCACCATGAAGGGTCATCTGATTGAGTGGGAGAAGTGGCGATTCCGAGTTGGCTTCAACTGGCGAGAGGGTATCACCATCCATGATGTTCACTTCATGGACCGCAGCGCCTTTTACCGCCTGTCTCTCTCTGAGATGTTTGTCCCCTACGGCGACCCTCGTAGCCCCATCTACCGAAAGGGTGCCTTTGATCTTGGCAACGTCGGTGCTGGTGTCACCGCCAACAACCTTCAGC TTGGGTGCGACTGCCTTGGTGTCATTAAGTACGTCGACGGCTGCGTTGTCGCTGCTGACGGAACCCCTGCTCCTCGTCCCAACGCCATCTGCATCCACGAGGTCGACCAAGGCATCCAGTGGAAGCACACCAACCACCGAACCGGTAAGGCGGTCGTCGTCCGCAAGCGACAGCTTGTTCTTCAGCAGATCATCACTGTTGCCAACTACGAGTACATCTTTGCCTGGATCTTTGACCAGAACGGAGAGATCTCCTTCGAGACCCGAGCTACTGGTATCCTCTCCACTCAGCCCATTGACAAGGAGTCCAAGGTTCCTTGGGGAACTCGCGTTGCCGATGGTGTCATGGCTCCTTACCATCAGCACCTGTTCAACGTCCGTATCGACCCTGCTGTCGATGGCCACCAGAACTCTTTCGTCTACTCTGACTCTGTTCAGATGCCTTGGGACGAGAAGCTGAACCCTCTGGGTACAGGCTACGTCAGCAAGGAGACCACTGTCAACCgagctggtgctgttgaGGACAGCCTTGCCGACGGCCGTGTCTTCAAGATTGTCAACCCCAACGTGGAGAACAGGGTCTCCTTGACCCCCACTGGCTACAAGCTCGTGCCAATCCGCTCTCAGATGCTCCTCGCTCAGCCTGGCTCCTGGCACTGGCGACGATCCGAGTTCTGCGAGTCCCCCATCTGGGTCACCAAGTACAAGGACCGTCAGCTGTTCCCTGCTGGTGACTACACCAACCAGTCCATCGGTGGACAGGGCATCAAGACCTGGGTCAAGGATCGGGATTACGTCGTCAACGACGACATTGTCATCTGGCACACCTTCGGGTTCACCCACAACCCCCGAGTCGAGGACTTCCCCGTCATGCCCGCTGAGATTGCCGCTTTCCACTTGAAGCCGTACAACTTCTGCGAGTATAACCCCACCAACGATGTGCCACCCTCGAACCAGGAGTTCAACAAGAGCACCAGCTACGAGGATGCGAACAAGGGCTCTTGCTGCACCACCAAGGGCCGGTTGTAA